Proteins from a genomic interval of Bradyrhizobium sp. G127:
- the nusB gene encoding transcription antitermination factor NusB — MSEPRKTGDKGPGDKKANRRGAARLAAVQALYQMDIAGAGIGDIFAEFESHWLGSEVEGDTYLPAEAAFFKDVVAGVVRDQSKLDPLIDKALESGWPLKRIDAILRATLRAGAYELEHRKDIPARVVVSEYVDVAHAFVDKDETGMVNAVLDQIARQFRAGEFARG; from the coding sequence ATGAGCGAGCCCAGGAAGACTGGCGACAAGGGGCCGGGCGATAAGAAAGCCAACCGGCGCGGCGCGGCGCGTCTCGCAGCGGTGCAGGCTCTTTACCAGATGGACATCGCGGGCGCGGGTATCGGCGACATTTTCGCCGAGTTTGAAAGCCACTGGCTCGGCAGCGAAGTCGAAGGCGACACGTATCTGCCGGCCGAAGCGGCCTTCTTCAAGGACGTAGTCGCCGGCGTGGTGCGCGATCAGAGCAAGCTCGATCCGCTGATCGACAAGGCGCTCGAAAGCGGCTGGCCGCTGAAGCGTATCGACGCGATCCTGCGCGCGACGCTGCGGGCAGGGGCCTATGAACTCGAACATCGCAAGGACATTCCCGCCCGCGTCGTGGTGTCGGAATATGTCGATGTCGCGCATGCTTTCGTCGACAAGGATGAAACGGGAATGGTGAACGCCGTGCTCGACCAGATCGCGCGGCAGTTTCGTGCGGGCGAATTCGCGCGGGGGTAG
- the ribH gene encoding 6,7-dimethyl-8-ribityllumazine synthase, translating to MAEPRRAELKDETDISGAHVVIIEARFYDDIQEALLQGALKELEAAGVGYDVISVPGALEIPAAIAIAMDASKKNGRPYDGAIALGCVVRGDTIHFEIVSMESSRALMDLSVARGLPLGNGIITVNTTEQAWERARADRLNKGGDAARAALTMMRIKKRLAKPL from the coding sequence ATGGCTGAACCGCGCCGCGCCGAACTGAAAGATGAAACCGATATCAGCGGCGCGCATGTCGTGATTATCGAAGCGCGCTTCTATGATGACATCCAGGAAGCGTTGCTTCAGGGCGCGCTGAAGGAACTGGAGGCCGCGGGCGTCGGCTATGACGTGATCAGCGTTCCGGGCGCGCTGGAAATTCCGGCGGCGATTGCGATTGCGATGGATGCCTCGAAGAAAAACGGCAGGCCTTATGACGGTGCCATTGCGCTCGGTTGCGTCGTGCGCGGCGACACTATTCACTTTGAAATCGTCTCGATGGAGTCTTCGCGCGCCCTGATGGATCTTTCCGTCGCACGTGGCCTGCCGCTCGGCAACGGTATCATCACCGTCAACACCACGGAGCAGGCGTGGGAACGCGCCCGCGCCGACCGGCTGAACAAGGGCGGCGATGCGGCCCGTGCGGCACTTACGATGATGCGGATCAAGAAGCGTCTGGCGAAACCGCTATGA
- a CDS encoding acyl-CoA synthetase produces the protein MPLFSDYPVATLEDVVRFETEKTLEQRYDARSVYDIFAKSAARHPDRTALTMLMTGADDETPRLVTYRQMLEGITRAANFFASLGGPGAGIAYILPSLVETHFTLWGAETAGYAVPLNFLLQAQNIADLVRASEAKILVALGPHPQLDIWEKAVAVGKLLPDLKLVQVSLTDAPRPDGVFGFGPGLKEQDGSALTFGQARSGEDVAAYFHTGGTTGLPKLVTHTHRNQIAAAFGGTVLQDLTEADAITNGLPLFHVAATISCGLSFFIAGANVLVLSPAGMRNPSIVKNFWRIVERYRATVIGGVPTALAALLNVPVDADISSARYSISGASLLPRAVALAFQKMTGTTIHEILGMTETGGLVSIDPAAGEPVLGSVGVRLPYTKVVVRKLGADGSLSEACAPHEVGVMTISGPNVTPGYKDASQNSGALRAGYLDSGDLAYTDEQGRLFVAGRSKDLIIRSGHNIDPVLIEDALQSHPAVALAAAVGQPDKYAGELPVCYVALKPGAQATADELKAYAEPLIAERPAWPKQIIVIDAIPTTSVGKIFKPQLRTDAVQRLVAQVVAEVMGSGAAVIDVVAGGKRGIDVTVTLPAVLAGQQAVVEKVLDGYLFDYKVQQAN, from the coding sequence ATGCCGCTGTTCAGCGATTATCCGGTCGCAACGCTCGAGGACGTCGTTCGGTTCGAGACCGAGAAGACGCTCGAACAGCGCTACGATGCCCGCAGCGTCTACGACATTTTCGCAAAGAGCGCGGCGCGCCATCCCGACCGCACCGCGCTAACCATGCTGATGACGGGCGCGGATGACGAGACGCCGCGCCTCGTCACCTATCGGCAGATGCTGGAGGGGATCACCCGCGCGGCGAATTTCTTCGCAAGTCTCGGCGGACCCGGAGCAGGCATCGCCTACATTCTCCCGAGTCTGGTCGAGACGCACTTCACGCTCTGGGGCGCGGAAACCGCCGGCTACGCCGTGCCGCTCAATTTCCTGTTGCAGGCGCAGAATATCGCCGACCTCGTCCGTGCATCCGAGGCGAAGATCCTCGTGGCGCTCGGTCCGCATCCGCAACTCGACATCTGGGAGAAGGCGGTCGCAGTCGGCAAGCTGCTGCCGGACCTCAAGTTGGTGCAGGTGTCGCTGACCGATGCGCCGCGGCCGGACGGCGTGTTCGGGTTTGGGCCGGGGTTGAAGGAGCAGGACGGCAGCGCGCTGACCTTCGGACAGGCGCGCAGCGGCGAAGATGTCGCGGCCTATTTCCACACCGGCGGCACCACCGGCCTGCCCAAGCTCGTGACCCATACGCACCGCAACCAGATCGCAGCGGCGTTCGGCGGCACGGTGCTGCAGGATCTGACCGAAGCTGACGCTATCACCAACGGCCTGCCGCTGTTTCATGTCGCGGCGACGATCTCTTGCGGGCTGTCGTTTTTTATCGCGGGTGCGAATGTGCTCGTGCTCTCGCCGGCGGGTATGCGCAACCCGTCCATCGTCAAGAATTTCTGGAGGATCGTCGAACGCTATCGTGCCACCGTGATCGGCGGTGTGCCGACGGCGCTGGCCGCGCTGCTCAATGTGCCGGTCGATGCGGATATTTCCTCGGCCCGCTACAGCATCTCTGGTGCCTCGCTGCTGCCGCGCGCGGTCGCACTCGCGTTCCAGAAAATGACCGGAACGACGATCCACGAAATTCTCGGCATGACCGAAACTGGCGGATTGGTGTCGATAGACCCTGCGGCGGGCGAACCGGTGCTGGGTTCTGTCGGTGTCCGGCTGCCTTATACAAAGGTGGTTGTTCGCAAGCTCGGCGCCGATGGTTCGCTCAGCGAGGCCTGCGCGCCGCACGAGGTTGGCGTTATGACGATTTCCGGCCCGAACGTCACACCGGGTTACAAGGACGCAAGCCAGAACAGCGGAGCATTGCGCGCCGGTTATCTGGACAGCGGCGATCTTGCCTACACGGATGAGCAGGGGCGGCTGTTCGTTGCCGGCCGTTCCAAGGATCTGATCATCCGCAGCGGTCACAACATCGATCCGGTCCTGATCGAGGACGCGCTGCAATCCCACCCGGCGGTGGCGCTGGCAGCGGCGGTCGGTCAGCCCGACAAATATGCCGGTGAACTGCCGGTGTGCTACGTGGCGCTGAAGCCGGGCGCGCAGGCAACCGCCGACGAACTGAAGGCCTATGCCGAGCCGCTGATCGCGGAGCGTCCGGCGTGGCCGAAGCAGATCATCGTGATCGACGCCATTCCTACGACCAGCGTCGGCAAGATCTTCAAGCCGCAGTTGCGCACCGACGCCGTGCAGCGGCTGGTGGCGCAGGTGGTTGCAGAGGTGATGGGGAGCGGCGCCGCCGTGATCGACGTTGTGGCGGGGGGCAAGCGCGGCATCGACGTCACGGTGACGCTGCCTGCGGTGCTCGCGGGTCAGCAGGCCGTGGTTGAGAAGGTGCTGGATGGATACCTGTTCGACTACAAGGTGCAGCAAGCGAATTGA
- a CDS encoding riboflavin synthase has translation MFTGIITDIGEITTFTPTAPGQLHRLRIACHFDQTTIADGASIACNGVCLTVVQSGVDQGQTWFDVDTAAETLRMTTAKGWGKGTRLNLERALKIGDELGGHIVAGHVDGIATIVARDDLPDITRLEMAKFELRAPRDLAKFIAAKGSVTLDGVSLTVNTAVDDRFSVLIIPHTLKMTTLSDWRAGSEINLEVDLMARYAARLTEMRT, from the coding sequence ATGTTCACCGGCATCATCACGGATATTGGAGAGATCACCACCTTCACGCCGACCGCGCCGGGGCAGCTGCACCGGCTGCGCATCGCTTGCCATTTCGACCAGACCACCATCGCCGACGGCGCGTCGATCGCGTGCAACGGCGTCTGCCTGACGGTCGTTCAGTCCGGCGTCGATCAGGGCCAGACGTGGTTCGATGTCGATACCGCCGCCGAGACATTGCGCATGACGACGGCGAAAGGCTGGGGCAAGGGCACCCGCCTCAATCTCGAACGCGCGCTCAAGATCGGCGACGAACTCGGCGGGCACATCGTGGCGGGCCATGTCGACGGAATCGCGACGATTGTTGCGCGCGATGATCTGCCGGACATCACAAGGTTAGAGATGGCGAAATTCGAACTGCGCGCGCCGCGCGATCTGGCGAAGTTCATCGCGGCCAAGGGATCGGTGACGCTCGACGGCGTTTCGTTGACCGTCAACACGGCCGTGGACGACCGGTTCTCCGTGCTGATCATTCCACATACGCTGAAGATGACGACACTAAGCGATTGGCGTGCAGGGTCCGAAATCAATCTCGAGGTCGATCTGATGGCGCGCTATGCGGCGCGGCTGACGGAGATGCGGACCTAG
- the ribD gene encoding bifunctional diaminohydroxyphosphoribosylaminopyrimidine deaminase/5-amino-6-(5-phosphoribosylamino)uracil reductase RibD: MTDVSDHRYMQLALALGRRGQGRTWPNPAVGAVVVKDGIIVGRGWTQPGGRPHAEPEALKRAGDAARGATLYVTLEPCSHFGKSPPCADAVIAAGIARVVSAVEDSNPEVGGQGHARLRAAGIAVEVGVCGEEAVRDHAGHFLRIREKRPFVILKLAVSADDKIAAAGHRPVAITGEAAKARMHLLRAQSDAILVGIGTVLADDPLLTCRLPGLEAQSPVRVVLDRALRLPGESRLVHSAREHPLWVMTSDLSEAPAAMKLGAAGAQVIRLPVITAPMPGLDLKAVSNTLSEKGITRLMVEGGARVASSFLSAGLVDEVWLLRGPDTIGMDGIPALDTQPLSVIAQSPRWRVRATETLDRDILTIYERT; the protein is encoded by the coding sequence GTGACGGACGTTTCTGATCATCGATACATGCAGCTTGCGCTGGCGCTTGGCCGGCGCGGGCAGGGCCGTACCTGGCCGAACCCGGCCGTCGGCGCGGTGGTCGTCAAGGATGGCATCATCGTCGGGCGGGGCTGGACCCAGCCCGGTGGGCGGCCTCACGCCGAGCCCGAGGCCCTCAAGCGTGCGGGCGATGCGGCGCGCGGCGCGACGCTCTATGTCACGCTGGAGCCATGCTCGCATTTCGGCAAATCGCCGCCCTGCGCAGACGCGGTCATCGCGGCGGGCATTGCCCGAGTCGTCTCCGCCGTTGAAGATTCCAATCCCGAAGTGGGCGGACAAGGGCACGCGCGGCTGCGGGCCGCGGGCATCGCGGTGGAAGTCGGCGTCTGCGGCGAGGAAGCCGTGCGCGATCACGCCGGACACTTCCTGCGGATCCGGGAGAAGCGCCCGTTCGTGATCCTGAAACTTGCGGTCTCCGCTGACGACAAGATCGCCGCGGCGGGACATCGCCCGGTCGCGATCACCGGCGAGGCCGCGAAGGCGCGGATGCATCTGTTGCGCGCGCAAAGCGATGCGATCCTGGTCGGCATCGGTACCGTACTGGCCGACGATCCGCTCCTGACCTGCCGCCTGCCCGGGCTGGAGGCGCAATCGCCGGTGCGCGTGGTGCTGGATCGCGCTCTGCGGCTGCCCGGCGAAAGCAGGCTGGTTCATTCGGCGCGCGAACATCCGCTCTGGGTGATGACATCCGATCTGTCGGAAGCTCCGGCGGCGATGAAGCTGGGTGCAGCGGGCGCGCAGGTGATCCGCTTGCCTGTCATCACTGCGCCGATGCCGGGTCTCGATCTGAAAGCCGTTTCAAACACGCTGTCGGAGAAGGGCATCACGCGGCTGATGGTGGAAGGCGGCGCGCGGGTGGCGTCCTCGTTTCTGAGCGCGGGGCTGGTCGATGAGGTCTGGCTGCTGCGCGGGCCGGACACAATCGGCATGGATGGTATTCCGGCGCTCGATACGCAGCCATTGTCGGTCATCGCCCAGTCGCCTCGCTGGCGCGTGCGTGCTACCGAGACCTTGGATCGAGACATCCTGACAATTTACGAGCGCACCTGA
- the nrdR gene encoding transcriptional regulator NrdR, producing MRCPSCNSLDTQVKDSRPTEDSAVIRRRRVCMACNFRFTTFERVQLRELTVIKRNSRRVPFDRDKLVRSLQISLRKRPVDPERVEKMVSAIVRELESGGESEISSEVIGETVMEHLRQLDDVAYVRFASVYRNFREAKDFEAVLGELSGEDEPPRPAVVRK from the coding sequence ATGCGCTGCCCAAGCTGCAACAGTCTCGATACGCAGGTGAAGGATTCACGGCCGACGGAAGATTCGGCCGTGATCCGGCGGCGGCGTGTCTGCATGGCGTGCAACTTCCGCTTCACCACCTTCGAGCGCGTGCAGCTTCGCGAACTCACCGTCATCAAGCGCAACAGCCGCCGCGTTCCGTTCGATCGGGACAAGCTGGTGCGCTCGCTGCAGATCAGCCTGCGCAAGCGCCCTGTCGATCCCGAGCGGGTGGAAAAGATGGTATCGGCCATCGTGCGCGAACTTGAAAGCGGCGGTGAGTCGGAGATTTCGTCTGAGGTGATCGGCGAGACCGTGATGGAGCATCTGCGCCAGCTCGATGACGTGGCCTATGTCCGCTTCGCCTCGGTCTATCGCAATTTCCGCGAGGCGAAGGACTTCGAAGCCGTGCTCGGTGAACTGTCGGGCGAGGACGAGCCGCCGCGTCCTGCGGTCGTGCGCAAATGA
- the glyA gene encoding serine hydroxymethyltransferase, with product MSSSAKTASAPDSFFTASLAQADPEIANAIKGELGRQQHEIELIASENIVSRAVLEAQGSVMTNKYAEGYPGARYYGGCEFVDVAETLAIERAKKLFGAGFANVQPNSGSQMNQAVFLALLQPGDTFMGLDLAAGGHLTHGAPVNMSGKWFKPVHYTVRREDQIIDMDAVAKQAEQVRPKLIIAGGSAYSRAWDFKRFREIADSVGAYLLVDMAHFAGLVAGGVHASPVPYAHVTTTTTHKSLRGPRGGLILSNDEAIAKKLNSAIFPGLQGGPLMHVIAAKAVAFKEALQPDFKIYARNVVENAKALAETLRSNGFEIVSGGTDNHLMLVDLRPKGLKGNVSEKALVRAGLTCNKNGIPFDPEKPFVTSGLRLGTPATTTRGFGVAEFKQVGALISEVLNAVAQSGDGAAPLVEAAVKEKVKELTSRFPIYQ from the coding sequence AGGCCGATCCGGAGATCGCAAACGCGATCAAGGGCGAGCTTGGCCGCCAGCAGCATGAGATCGAGCTGATCGCGTCGGAAAACATCGTCAGCCGCGCCGTGCTCGAGGCGCAGGGCTCGGTGATGACCAACAAGTACGCGGAAGGCTATCCGGGCGCGCGCTATTACGGCGGCTGCGAGTTCGTCGATGTTGCCGAGACGCTGGCTATCGAGCGCGCCAAGAAACTGTTCGGCGCGGGTTTCGCCAATGTGCAGCCGAACTCCGGCAGCCAGATGAATCAGGCGGTGTTCCTCGCGCTGCTTCAGCCGGGCGATACCTTCATGGGCCTCGATCTTGCCGCGGGTGGACATCTCACCCACGGCGCGCCGGTGAACATGTCCGGCAAATGGTTCAAGCCTGTGCACTACACCGTGCGCCGCGAAGACCAGATCATCGATATGGACGCGGTGGCGAAGCAGGCTGAACAGGTCCGGCCGAAGCTCATCATTGCCGGTGGCTCGGCCTATTCGCGTGCGTGGGACTTCAAGCGTTTCCGCGAGATCGCCGACAGCGTCGGGGCCTATCTGCTGGTCGACATGGCGCATTTCGCGGGCCTCGTCGCGGGTGGTGTTCATGCCTCGCCGGTGCCGTATGCGCACGTCACAACCACGACCACACACAAGTCGCTGCGCGGTCCGCGCGGTGGCCTGATCCTCAGCAACGACGAGGCGATCGCCAAGAAGCTGAACTCGGCGATTTTCCCCGGTCTGCAGGGCGGCCCGCTGATGCATGTCATCGCGGCGAAGGCGGTGGCGTTCAAGGAAGCGCTGCAGCCGGACTTCAAGATCTACGCCAGGAACGTGGTCGAGAATGCCAAGGCGCTGGCGGAAACGCTGCGCTCCAACGGGTTCGAGATCGTCTCCGGCGGCACCGACAACCACCTGATGCTGGTGGACCTGCGGCCGAAGGGCCTCAAGGGCAATGTTTCGGAGAAGGCGCTGGTCCGCGCCGGTCTCACCTGCAACAAGAACGGCATTCCGTTCGACCCCGAAAAGCCGTTCGTCACCTCCGGCCTGCGTCTCGGCACGCCGGCAACCACCACGCGCGGTTTCGGCGTTGCCGAATTCAAGCAGGTCGGCGCGCTGATTTCGGAAGTGCTCAACGCGGTCGCACAGTCCGGCGACGGCGCGGCGCCTCTGGTCGAGGCTGCGGTGAAGGAAAAGGTGAAAGAACTCACCAGCCGCTTCCCGATCTACCAGTAA